Proteins from a single region of Thermococcus sp. CX2:
- the shyB gene encoding NAD(P)-dependent hydrogenase/sulfhydrogenase 2 subunit beta yields the protein MRYVKLPIENFGSFFNSLRDWGKVYAPTKRGSIYTFQEVHDPEEIELNYTRTMLPPKKFFVRPREKMFQLKNGHWENGSNAEPIVLFGLHSCDIHGLKILDKVYLEEPVDPYYKARREKALIIGISCMPDEYCFCKSLGTHFAMDGFDLFLHELPDGWLVRVGSVRGHEIAWANEDLFEEVTDEDLRNFKEFEEKRSKSFKKELPGEGLADMLDLAYNSPVWKKYAEICLACGNCNMVCPTCRCYEVCDRWINAYESVRERRYDSCFMENHGLVAGGHNFRPTRLDRFRHRYYCKSYFDPSSGYNCVGCGRCDEFCPAKIEHVKVLEEVRGSLR from the coding sequence TTGAGATATGTAAAACTGCCGATCGAGAACTTCGGCTCATTTTTTAATTCCCTAAGGGACTGGGGTAAAGTCTACGCCCCCACCAAAAGGGGAAGCATCTACACCTTCCAAGAGGTTCACGACCCGGAGGAGATAGAACTCAACTACACGAGGACGATGCTACCGCCCAAGAAGTTCTTCGTGAGGCCGAGGGAGAAGATGTTCCAGCTCAAAAACGGCCACTGGGAGAACGGAAGTAACGCCGAGCCCATAGTTCTCTTCGGACTCCACTCCTGCGATATCCACGGGCTCAAGATTCTGGACAAGGTCTATCTCGAGGAGCCCGTCGACCCGTACTACAAGGCGAGACGCGAGAAGGCGCTGATAATCGGGATAAGCTGTATGCCCGATGAGTACTGCTTCTGCAAGAGCTTGGGCACGCACTTCGCCATGGACGGCTTCGACCTCTTCCTCCACGAGCTCCCAGACGGCTGGCTGGTGAGGGTAGGAAGCGTGAGGGGGCACGAGATAGCCTGGGCAAACGAGGACCTCTTCGAGGAGGTAACGGACGAAGATTTGAGGAACTTCAAGGAGTTCGAGGAGAAACGCTCCAAATCCTTCAAGAAGGAGCTTCCCGGGGAAGGGCTCGCCGATATGCTCGACCTGGCATACAACAGCCCGGTATGGAAGAAGTATGCCGAGATATGCCTCGCCTGCGGCAACTGCAACATGGTCTGCCCAACATGTAGATGTTATGAGGTCTGCGACCGCTGGATAAACGCATATGAATCCGTGAGGGAGCGCCGCTACGATTCGTGCTTTATGGAAAACCACGGCCTGGTTGCTGGGGGACACAACTTCAGGCCGACCCGTCTCGACAGGTTCAGGCACCGCTATTACTGCAAGAGCTACTTCGACCCCTCCTCAGGTTACAACTGCGTGGGCTGCGGCCGCTGCGATGAGTTCTGCCCCGCGAAGATAGAGCACGTTAAGGTTCTTGAAGAGGTTAGGGGGTCGCTGAGATGA
- the shyC gene encoding NAD(P)-dependent hydrogenase/sulfhydrogenase 2 subunit gamma, translated as MSENPYQSYDARILEVKDLTPREKLFTLRFLDPEVGERFTFRPGQFVIVDMRGFGEFPISLCSSPTRKGYIQLCIRKAGRMTKFIHKMKEGEIVGIRGPYGNGFPMEEMEGSNLILVAGGLGMAPLRSVLWYALDTAKYEDVWLFYGTKAYEDILFRDEIVHLMKHGEAMGCKVKLAYEVESPSCIYLERGFSDRVCKGVVTDLFRGEIFDVENTYALICGPPVMYRFVIRELLDRKLSPGRIYMTLERRMRCGIGKCGHCIVGTSTSIKYVCKDGPVFTYWDALSTRGLI; from the coding sequence ATGAGTGAAAACCCCTATCAGAGCTACGACGCCCGCATTCTTGAGGTGAAGGACCTGACGCCAAGGGAGAAGCTCTTTACACTGCGCTTCCTTGACCCTGAGGTGGGGGAGCGCTTCACCTTCAGGCCTGGACAGTTCGTCATCGTTGACATGAGGGGTTTCGGGGAGTTCCCGATAAGCCTCTGCTCCTCACCGACGAGGAAGGGTTACATACAGCTCTGCATCAGGAAGGCGGGAAGGATGACCAAGTTCATCCATAAAATGAAGGAGGGCGAGATCGTCGGTATTCGCGGGCCCTACGGTAACGGCTTCCCGATGGAGGAGATGGAGGGTTCCAACCTCATCCTCGTCGCTGGTGGATTGGGAATGGCGCCCCTCCGCTCCGTCCTCTGGTATGCACTCGACACGGCAAAGTATGAGGACGTCTGGCTCTTCTACGGGACGAAGGCCTACGAAGACATACTCTTCCGCGACGAGATAGTCCACCTGATGAAGCACGGTGAGGCGATGGGGTGCAAGGTGAAGCTCGCCTACGAGGTGGAGAGTCCCTCGTGCATTTACCTTGAGAGGGGCTTCTCTGACAGGGTGTGCAAGGGTGTCGTTACAGACCTGTTCAGGGGAGAGATCTTCGACGTGGAGAACACCTACGCCCTCATCTGCGGCCCGCCGGTTATGTACCGCTTCGTCATCAGGGAGCTCCTCGACAGGAAGCTCTCTCCAGGGAGGATTTACATGACCCTCGAGAGGCGCATGCGCTGCGGAATAGGCAAGTGCGGCCACTGCATAGTGGGGACGAGCACCTCAATAAAGTACGTCTGCAAGGACGGTCCCGTCTTCACATACTGGGACGCTCTCTCGACGAGGGGGTTGATATGA
- the shyD gene encoding NAD(P)-dependent hydrogenase/sulfhydrogenase 2 subunit delta → MMEKLKLAVFELTDCGGCALNILFLYERLFDLLEFYEISEFHMATSLSGENHYDVALITGTVSSQRDLALLKEARNHSDYLIALGTCATHGSVQASVEGSIRKKLEKVYGDKGNPMRALDSKPVVEYVAVDFALPGCPYDKEEIYQVLIDIAKGVEPVRKDYPVCIECKLNEYECVLVKKNLPCLGPITYGGCNAACIRSGLGCIGCRGPLPGEVNPASEYEILKDLGYDDDYIIRKFKTFARWEP, encoded by the coding sequence ATGATGGAGAAGCTCAAGCTCGCGGTTTTTGAGCTTACCGACTGCGGTGGCTGCGCGCTCAACATTCTCTTCCTCTACGAGAGGCTCTTCGACCTCCTCGAGTTCTACGAGATAAGCGAGTTCCACATGGCGACGAGCCTAAGTGGGGAAAACCACTACGATGTGGCCCTCATCACGGGCACCGTCTCGAGCCAGCGCGACCTGGCACTCCTCAAGGAGGCCAGGAACCACTCCGATTATCTCATAGCCCTCGGAACCTGCGCGACCCACGGCTCCGTTCAAGCGAGCGTCGAGGGAAGCATAAGGAAGAAGCTGGAGAAAGTCTACGGAGACAAGGGCAACCCCATGAGGGCCCTCGATTCAAAACCAGTCGTCGAATACGTAGCCGTGGATTTCGCCCTCCCCGGCTGTCCCTACGACAAGGAGGAGATATACCAGGTTCTGATCGACATAGCCAAGGGCGTGGAGCCGGTCAGGAAAGACTACCCAGTCTGCATCGAGTGCAAGCTCAACGAGTACGAATGCGTTCTGGTGAAGAAGAACCTGCCCTGCCTTGGTCCGATAACCTACGGCGGCTGCAACGCGGCATGCATACGCTCGGGATTGGGCTGCATAGGCTGTCGCGGGCCTCTGCCCGGCGAGGTAAACCCAGCGAGCGAGTACGAGATACTGAAGGACCTCGGCTACGATGACGACTACATCATCAGGAAGTTCAAGACCTTCGCGAGGTGGGAGCCATGA
- the shyA gene encoding NAD(P)-dependent hydrogenase/sulfhydrogenase 2 subunit alpha has protein sequence MIIELREFTRVEGNGKAEIVVEDGEVKNVRLKIVEGPRFFELLTLGRHYYDVPDLEARICAICYLSHSVASVMAIERAFGVDVPEEIQLLRELGLIGELLESHALHLYLLVAPDVFGYPDAIRMATKHGELVREGLAIKAFGNRLREIIGGREIHGINVKPGGFGRYPTVEELELFERESGALLKLARRAVRLFASLEPYGEKAEHFVATDGYLWGDELVSDEEGTFHYTERIEERSLVYSFAKQSRYNGEPFLVGALARLLLKADSLTPMAKRLFEEHREKLATGYVSYNNLAQAIELVYSLERANEIAKTLLDKGLDGENIPIEVREGEGIGYVEAPRGVLIHHYRIDGSGNVVYSNIITPTALNHTMMELSLLREAKRGYGELDEGSLIQRLEETVRAFDPCISCSVHIVKL, from the coding sequence ATGATAATCGAGCTGAGGGAATTCACGCGCGTCGAGGGCAACGGGAAGGCGGAGATAGTCGTCGAGGACGGTGAAGTGAAGAACGTGAGGTTAAAAATAGTCGAGGGGCCGCGCTTCTTCGAGCTGCTGACTCTGGGAAGGCATTACTACGACGTCCCCGACCTGGAGGCGAGGATATGTGCCATCTGCTACCTCTCCCACAGCGTCGCTTCGGTCATGGCCATAGAGCGGGCCTTCGGCGTTGATGTTCCAGAGGAAATCCAATTGCTAAGGGAGCTTGGTCTTATAGGAGAACTGCTCGAAAGCCACGCGCTTCACCTCTACCTCCTCGTCGCTCCTGATGTATTCGGCTATCCAGACGCCATAAGGATGGCAACAAAGCACGGGGAGCTGGTGAGGGAGGGGCTCGCCATAAAGGCCTTTGGGAACAGGCTGAGGGAAATCATCGGAGGGAGGGAGATACACGGCATAAACGTTAAGCCGGGCGGCTTCGGCAGGTATCCAACTGTTGAAGAGCTTGAACTCTTCGAGAGGGAAAGCGGGGCACTGCTAAAGCTCGCGAGGAGGGCTGTAAGGCTCTTCGCTTCGCTCGAACCCTACGGTGAAAAGGCGGAACACTTCGTCGCGACGGACGGCTACCTCTGGGGTGACGAGCTGGTTTCCGACGAAGAGGGCACCTTCCACTATACGGAGAGGATAGAGGAACGCTCGCTGGTTTACAGCTTTGCCAAGCAGAGCCGTTATAACGGCGAACCATTCCTCGTCGGGGCGCTGGCGAGGCTCCTTCTAAAGGCTGACTCACTAACGCCCATGGCGAAGAGGCTCTTCGAGGAGCACAGAGAAAAGCTCGCCACCGGTTACGTGAGCTACAACAACCTTGCCCAGGCCATAGAGCTTGTATACAGCCTCGAACGGGCGAACGAAATAGCGAAGACACTGCTCGATAAGGGACTCGACGGAGAGAACATCCCAATCGAGGTCCGGGAGGGCGAGGGCATCGGCTACGTCGAGGCTCCCAGGGGAGTGCTCATACACCACTACCGCATAGACGGCTCTGGAAATGTCGTTTACTCAAACATTATAACGCCCACGGCCCTCAACCACACCATGATGGAGCTCAGCCTGCTGAGGGAAGCCAAGAGAGGTTACGGCGAGCTCGATGAGGGCTCGCTAATCCAGAGGCTCGAGGAGACTGTGAGGGCCTTTGATCCGTGCATATCCTGCTCGGTACACATCGTGAAGCTTTAG
- the pbp11 gene encoding tRNA-binding protein Pbp11, whose protein sequence is MGFLSRLFGGKKETDTEEIQIVSRKPVGKFRVEGVTYILGKQVLAGIVLDGVIYPGYKLRDGGIALVREIYIQNRKVDFVVEHDQAALLLEGKLKAEPGEVIKIYQS, encoded by the coding sequence ATGGGATTCCTGAGCAGGCTGTTCGGTGGGAAGAAGGAAACCGATACTGAGGAGATTCAGATAGTCTCAAGGAAGCCGGTCGGAAAGTTCAGGGTCGAGGGCGTGACTTACATCCTTGGAAAGCAAGTTCTGGCGGGAATTGTTCTCGACGGGGTAATCTATCCCGGCTACAAACTCAGAGATGGTGGAATAGCGCTCGTGAGAGAAATATACATTCAGAACAGGAAGGTTGACTTCGTCGTGGAACACGACCAGGCGGCGCTTTTGCTTGAGGGAAAGTTAAAAGCGGAGCCAGGAGAAGTGATCAAGATCTATCAGTCGTGA